A stretch of the Bacillus mesophilus genome encodes the following:
- a CDS encoding M2 family metallopeptidase: protein MMKLEQFLQKQNEKLKELHIKRAESSWMSSTTGEDEWNKKTAQAQTEMNVYFSNKELFEKVKQFLEEDVANPLDQRQLETIYANMVRNQLPEEDLKEMVSLSTELVSVFNTFRSTLDGKEVSENDVREILIKSNDIELRERAWHASKQIGKEVEEKLLTLVRKRNETARQLGYEDYHQMSFELQELDREYVFNTFKELVELSNEPFRQLKGEMDVELAERFNISVEELRPWHYADPFFQEAPPSKGLDLDPFYRGKNLEELTSETFKSMGMDISDMLAKSDLYPRAKKNQHAFCTDIDREGDVRVLCNNTESDYWSATMLHEYGHAVYFKYIDRNLPYSLRRPAHTLTTEAIAMLYGRMAKDPAWMQQFLGLDQSQVDELKPQIDLSLRRQMLISARWIMTFAFFERELYKNPDQDLNSLWWNIVKEVQFVNPPEEQDYPHWAAKIHFTLVPVYYQNYLLGELTTSQLQRYIEKNISEDLYTPKVGEFLINEFFVPGAREHWNTKIEKATGEKLNPIHFVEQFVNQKQGV from the coding sequence ATGATGAAATTAGAACAATTTTTACAAAAACAAAATGAAAAATTAAAAGAATTACATATTAAACGTGCTGAATCTTCCTGGATGTCTTCGACGACTGGAGAAGATGAATGGAATAAGAAAACTGCCCAAGCTCAAACAGAGATGAATGTATATTTTTCTAATAAAGAGCTGTTTGAAAAGGTAAAACAATTTCTTGAAGAAGATGTTGCAAACCCTTTAGATCAAAGACAATTAGAAACTATTTATGCAAACATGGTTCGAAATCAATTACCAGAAGAAGACTTAAAAGAAATGGTAAGTCTTTCAACTGAACTAGTAAGTGTGTTTAACACATTTAGATCGACGTTAGATGGTAAGGAAGTTTCAGAAAACGATGTTCGTGAAATTCTTATTAAAAGTAATGATATAGAGCTAAGGGAAAGAGCATGGCATGCTAGTAAGCAAATTGGAAAAGAAGTAGAAGAAAAGCTATTAACGCTTGTTCGCAAACGTAATGAAACGGCACGTCAACTAGGCTATGAAGACTACCATCAAATGAGCTTTGAGTTACAAGAGTTAGACCGCGAGTATGTGTTTAATACTTTTAAAGAGTTAGTTGAATTATCAAACGAACCGTTTCGTCAATTAAAGGGTGAAATGGATGTTGAGTTAGCAGAGCGTTTCAACATTTCAGTTGAAGAGTTACGACCATGGCATTATGCTGATCCTTTCTTTCAAGAAGCTCCTCCTTCTAAAGGTTTGGACCTAGATCCTTTTTATAGGGGGAAAAACCTTGAGGAACTGACTAGTGAAACGTTTAAAAGCATGGGTATGGACATCAGTGACATGCTGGCTAAAAGTGATTTGTATCCACGTGCAAAAAAGAATCAGCATGCTTTCTGTACGGATATTGACCGAGAAGGTGATGTGCGTGTGTTATGTAATAATACTGAATCTGATTACTGGTCTGCTACAATGCTTCATGAATACGGTCATGCAGTTTACTTTAAATATATCGACCGTAACTTACCATACAGTTTACGGAGACCCGCTCATACACTAACAACAGAAGCGATTGCTATGCTTTATGGTCGTATGGCAAAAGACCCAGCATGGATGCAGCAGTTCTTAGGATTAGATCAGTCGCAGGTAGATGAACTAAAGCCACAGATTGATTTGTCATTAAGAAGACAAATGCTTATATCAGCACGTTGGATTATGACTTTTGCATTCTTTGAACGAGAGCTTTATAAAAATCCAGATCAAGATTTAAATTCGTTATGGTGGAACATTGTTAAAGAAGTACAGTTTGTTAACCCACCAGAAGAACAAGATTACCCACATTGGGCAGCGAAAATTCACTTTACACTTGTACCTGTTTACTATCAAAATTACTTATTGGGTGAATTAACAACTTCTCAGCTACAAAGATATATTGAAAAAAATATTTCTGAAGATTTATATACACCTAAGGTAGGAGAGTTCTTAATCAATGAATTTTTTGTACCTGGTGCAAGAGAGCATTGGAATACAAAGATTGAAAAAGCAACAGGAGAAAAACTAAACCCTATTCATTTTGTGGAGCAGTTTGTAAACCAAAAACAAGGGGTATAA
- a CDS encoding SE1832 family protein codes for MNKKEIEYKILELKDEYIQLQHNLEKLEYVKGNILPLEKRLTAVEEELTSLNQMLRKI; via the coding sequence GTGAACAAAAAAGAAATTGAGTATAAAATTTTGGAGTTAAAAGACGAATATATTCAATTGCAGCATAACTTAGAAAAACTAGAATATGTAAAAGGAAACATTCTACCTTTGGAAAAAAGATTGACTGCAGTTGAAGAGGAATTGACTTCCCTTAATCAAATGTTGAGAAAAATCTAG
- a CDS encoding amidase: MDSLQWLDATDLATLINKKEVSSEEIVQSTIERIERINPKVNAVNSKLYEAGLEASKSDRITGPFAGVPFLMKDLEFYEGTSYSAGSRYLKDFTAPVDSEYSSKIRNAGLITIGKTNTCEFGLLPTTEPTLHGPTRNPWSLEHTAGGSSGGAAAAVAFGMVPMAHASDGGGSIRIPASCCGLFGLKVSRGRNPKYPDTIGLSVNHCVSRSVRNSARLLDWTCGSGPGYPFDVPRPENSFESEVSKNPRKLRIAMMTSGFNGSSIHDDSKNAVLDAAALCESLGHEVELASPSIHVEQYNHAFSILWPTSLAQGISSLSKLIGRLPSEDELEPYTWEVVKRGNAITGVEYLSALAYLQQVTREMTQFFSNYDLLLTATLAEPPLKIGELSYQGNREQYVNRLNEWVPYTPLANTTGMPAMSVPLFWNNDGLPIGVHFMAPLGDEATLLQLAGQLEQARPWKNRIPIING, translated from the coding sequence ATGGACTCATTACAATGGCTTGATGCAACGGATTTAGCCACATTAATTAATAAAAAGGAAGTATCTTCTGAGGAAATCGTTCAATCTACTATTGAGCGAATAGAGAGAATAAATCCTAAAGTAAATGCAGTGAACAGCAAGCTATATGAAGCTGGATTAGAAGCAAGCAAGAGTGATCGTATTACTGGACCATTTGCAGGAGTACCTTTTTTAATGAAGGATTTAGAATTTTACGAGGGTACAAGCTATTCTGCTGGCTCGAGATACTTAAAAGATTTTACAGCTCCAGTGGATAGTGAATATTCATCTAAAATACGAAACGCAGGACTTATTACAATCGGGAAAACAAACACATGTGAGTTTGGGCTATTACCCACAACAGAACCTACGCTACATGGTCCAACAAGAAATCCTTGGAGTTTAGAACATACTGCTGGAGGCTCAAGTGGTGGTGCCGCAGCCGCAGTTGCTTTTGGAATGGTTCCGATGGCACATGCTTCAGATGGTGGTGGTTCGATTAGAATTCCCGCTTCATGCTGTGGACTTTTTGGTTTAAAGGTGAGTAGAGGTCGGAACCCAAAATATCCAGACACGATTGGATTAAGCGTTAATCATTGTGTGTCTCGTTCCGTTAGAAATAGTGCGAGATTATTAGATTGGACATGTGGTAGCGGTCCAGGCTATCCATTCGATGTTCCAAGACCAGAGAACTCTTTTGAGAGTGAAGTTTCTAAAAATCCAAGAAAACTAAGAATTGCTATGATGACAAGTGGATTTAATGGTAGTAGTATCCATGATGATAGTAAAAATGCTGTTCTAGATGCTGCAGCTTTATGTGAAAGCCTAGGCCACGAGGTGGAATTGGCTTCCCCGTCTATTCACGTTGAACAATATAATCATGCATTCTCGATTCTGTGGCCAACATCACTAGCACAAGGAATCTCCTCTCTATCAAAGTTGATTGGAAGATTACCATCCGAGGATGAATTAGAGCCCTATACATGGGAAGTGGTTAAGAGAGGTAATGCCATTACAGGTGTTGAATACCTTTCAGCACTTGCTTACCTGCAGCAGGTGACAAGGGAGATGACTCAGTTTTTCAGTAACTATGATCTTCTTTTAACAGCAACTTTAGCAGAACCACCTTTAAAAATTGGTGAATTATCCTATCAAGGAAATAGAGAGCAGTATGTTAACCGTCTAAATGAGTGGGTGCCTTATACCCCACTTGCAAATACAACGGGTATGCCTGCTATGTCAGTACCTTTGTTTTGGAATAATGATGGTCTTCCGATCGGTGTACACTTTATGGCACCTTTAGGGGATGAGGCGACTTTGCTTCAATTAGCTGGACAGCTTGAACAAGCAAGACCCTGGAAGAACAGGATTCCTATTATTAATGGGTAG
- a CDS encoding glutaredoxin family protein yields MYKKVIVYTSSDCVECTYVKQMLTDVGVSFESRDITSNQEFQREVEKFGFMGVPVTVVGDTAIKGFTLELVEIIESLKHKE; encoded by the coding sequence TTGTATAAAAAAGTAATTGTCTATACAAGCAGTGATTGCGTAGAGTGTACCTATGTAAAACAGATGTTAACTGATGTTGGAGTCTCTTTTGAATCAAGAGATATTACCTCAAATCAGGAGTTTCAAAGAGAAGTGGAGAAGTTTGGATTTATGGGTGTACCAGTAACCGTTGTTGGCGACACTGCTATAAAGGGGTTTACATTAGAGTTAGTCGAGATCATTGAAAGTTTAAAGCATAAAGAGTAG
- a CDS encoding glycoside hydrolase family 32 protein, whose translation MKHQEELSKANKKIDEKAKIVQSTQWYPTYHVAPKVGWMNDPNGFCYFNGEYHVFYQHHPFSPHWGPMYWGHAKSKDLSSWEHLPIALAPSEDYDQDGCFSGSAIQIEDKLYLFYTGNVWTGEDRDHDLKQVQCIAVSEDGVRFTKDVRNPIIANAPDGNIHPFHIRDPKVWKKDEYYYMVLGSKTKENVGQILLYRSIDLYEWEFINIAATGEGNFGFMWECPDIFNLDSHDILLMSPQGMKPEDYKYHNLHQSGYVVGNLDYQTGTFQHGPFELLDHGFDVYAPQSTVDEQGRRIIIAWMNMWESEMPEQQHEWAGALTIPRVMTYEKGEIRCRPVPELQKLRKEKISFQNINVNGNIELNEINGNSLELQIVFDAKKASTFGIKLRVSESLGEETVLTYDTTSEMLSFNRDSSGQGPKGVRQAPVQLKDNKLHLQIFLDQSSLEVFINDGEKVMTGRIYPDQHSSSIHFFSQGECSIIEVEKWNLGSAF comes from the coding sequence ATGAAACACCAAGAGGAATTAAGTAAAGCAAACAAGAAAATAGATGAAAAAGCAAAGATTGTTCAATCTACTCAATGGTATCCCACCTATCATGTTGCCCCAAAGGTAGGTTGGATGAATGATCCGAATGGGTTTTGTTATTTTAATGGAGAATATCATGTGTTTTATCAGCACCATCCTTTTTCTCCTCATTGGGGACCCATGTATTGGGGACATGCTAAAAGTAAGGATTTATCCAGTTGGGAGCATCTCCCGATTGCCCTTGCCCCAAGTGAGGACTATGATCAGGACGGCTGTTTTTCAGGAAGTGCCATTCAAATAGAAGACAAGCTATATTTATTCTACACTGGTAATGTTTGGACAGGTGAGGATCGTGATCATGACTTAAAACAAGTTCAATGTATAGCTGTTAGTGAGGATGGTGTTCGTTTCACAAAGGATGTAAGAAACCCTATTATTGCAAATGCACCGGACGGAAATATCCATCCGTTTCATATTAGAGATCCAAAGGTATGGAAAAAGGATGAATATTATTACATGGTATTAGGCTCAAAAACTAAAGAAAACGTGGGTCAGATCTTACTTTATCGTTCTATAGACTTGTATGAATGGGAGTTTATAAACATTGCAGCCACTGGGGAAGGGAATTTTGGTTTCATGTGGGAATGCCCAGATATTTTCAACCTGGACAGTCATGATATTTTGCTCATGTCACCACAAGGGATGAAACCAGAAGACTATAAATATCATAACCTTCATCAATCAGGATATGTTGTTGGAAATTTAGATTATCAAACAGGAACTTTCCAACACGGTCCGTTTGAACTTTTAGACCATGGGTTTGATGTGTATGCACCACAATCAACAGTTGACGAACAAGGTAGACGTATTATCATCGCTTGGATGAATATGTGGGAAAGCGAAATGCCTGAACAACAGCATGAATGGGCTGGTGCATTAACAATCCCACGTGTAATGACATATGAAAAAGGTGAAATTCGTTGTCGCCCAGTTCCAGAGTTACAAAAACTACGGAAAGAAAAGATTTCTTTTCAAAATATAAACGTGAATGGGAATATTGAGTTAAATGAAATAAACGGAAACAGTCTTGAATTACAAATTGTATTTGACGCAAAAAAAGCTTCTACATTTGGAATAAAACTTAGAGTAAGTGAGAGTTTAGGAGAGGAAACAGTCCTTACATATGATACAACCAGTGAGATGTTATCCTTTAACCGTGATTCATCAGGACAAGGACCTAAAGGAGTCCGGCAAGCTCCTGTGCAACTAAAAGATAACAAGCTTCACCTTCAAATCTTCCTTGATCAATCTTCTCTTGAAGTTTTTATAAATGATGGGGAGAAAGTAATGACTGGACGAATTTATCCTGATCAACACTCAAGTAGCATCCATTTCTTTAGTCAAGGAGAATGTAGCATCATTGAAGTAGAGAAATGGAATTTAGGGAGTGCTTTTTAA
- a CDS encoding glutamine--tRNA ligase/YqeY domain fusion protein, giving the protein MEHNSSNFIRNIIINDLESGKRNHVITRFPPEPNGYLHIGHAKSIVINFDLADEFNGKTNLRFDDTNPLKEDVEFVNAIKEDVKWLGYDWDGLFFASDYFQQMYEKAVLLINKGKAYVDDLSADEIREYRGTLKEPGKESPYRNRSIEENLDLFDRMRKGEFGNGEKVLRAKINMSSPNINLRDPVIYRISHAVHHNTGDQWCIYPMYAFAHPLEDAIEDVTHSICTTEFEDQRPLYNWVVEECEMKSTPQQIEFGRLNITNAVMSKRKLKQLVDEGLVDGWDDPRMPTVSGLRRRGYTAEAIRAFVRETGVSKGSGVVDSQMLDHFVREDLKLKAPRTMGVVRPLKVVITNYPEGQVEMLDAEINPENPEMGTRHIPFSREIYIEQDDFMEDPPKKYFRLFPGNEVRLKHAYFIKCEDFIKDEDGNVVEIHCTYDPETKSGTGFTGRKVKGTIHWVEATQAVPAEFRLYEPLLSTEETEVDEDTEKTADTEKTFLDQINPNSLEILKGFVEPNLKDVEPQTKIQFFRHGYFNVDPKHSTKDQIVFNLIVSLKSSFKL; this is encoded by the coding sequence GTGGAACATAATTCTTCCAATTTTATACGAAATATTATTATAAACGATTTAGAATCCGGTAAACGAAATCATGTAATAACTCGCTTCCCACCAGAACCAAACGGATACTTACATATAGGACATGCGAAATCGATTGTCATTAACTTTGATTTAGCCGATGAATTTAATGGTAAAACAAATCTACGTTTTGATGATACAAATCCTTTAAAAGAAGATGTAGAATTTGTTAATGCTATAAAAGAGGACGTTAAATGGCTAGGCTATGATTGGGATGGTTTATTTTTCGCTTCAGATTATTTCCAACAAATGTACGAGAAGGCAGTCCTTCTTATAAATAAGGGTAAAGCGTATGTGGATGACTTATCTGCTGATGAAATTCGTGAGTACAGAGGTACCTTGAAGGAGCCTGGAAAAGAAAGTCCATATCGAAATCGCTCTATCGAGGAAAATCTTGATTTATTTGACCGCATGCGTAAAGGTGAGTTTGGGAATGGTGAAAAAGTATTAAGAGCTAAAATTAATATGAGTTCACCTAATATTAACTTACGTGATCCAGTTATATATCGTATTTCTCATGCAGTGCATCATAATACTGGCGATCAATGGTGCATTTACCCAATGTATGCTTTTGCTCATCCGTTAGAGGATGCGATAGAGGATGTAACACACTCAATCTGTACTACTGAGTTTGAAGATCAGCGTCCGCTTTACAACTGGGTGGTAGAAGAATGTGAAATGAAGAGTACGCCACAGCAAATCGAGTTCGGTCGATTAAACATTACAAATGCTGTTATGAGTAAGCGTAAGCTAAAACAGTTGGTGGATGAAGGGTTAGTAGATGGCTGGGACGATCCGCGCATGCCGACGGTTTCTGGATTAAGGAGAAGAGGGTATACGGCAGAAGCAATTCGTGCATTTGTAAGAGAAACAGGAGTATCAAAAGGCTCAGGTGTTGTGGATTCTCAAATGCTAGATCATTTTGTCCGTGAAGATTTGAAACTCAAAGCACCACGAACAATGGGAGTCGTTCGCCCTCTAAAAGTCGTGATTACCAATTATCCAGAAGGACAGGTTGAAATGCTAGACGCGGAAATTAACCCTGAGAACCCTGAAATGGGAACTAGACATATCCCATTTTCAAGAGAAATCTACATTGAGCAGGACGATTTCATGGAAGATCCACCGAAAAAATACTTCCGTCTCTTTCCGGGAAATGAAGTTCGTTTAAAGCATGCTTATTTCATCAAGTGTGAGGACTTCATCAAGGATGAGGACGGAAATGTTGTTGAAATTCATTGTACGTATGATCCAGAGACGAAAAGTGGTACAGGATTTACAGGGCGTAAGGTAAAAGGAACAATCCACTGGGTAGAAGCAACACAAGCAGTACCAGCTGAATTCCGATTATATGAGCCACTCCTATCAACTGAAGAAACAGAAGTGGATGAAGATACGGAAAAGACAGCAGATACTGAGAAGACGTTTCTAGACCAAATAAATCCAAACTCACTTGAGATCTTAAAAGGTTTTGTAGAACCTAATCTGAAAGATGTTGAACCACAAACCAAAATACAATTCTTCAGACACGGATACTTTAACGTCGATCCGAAGCATTCTACGAAAGACCAAATTGTATTTAACCTGATTGTATCGTTGAAAAGTTCGTTTAAGTTA
- a CDS encoding MDR family MFS transporter, translated as MKKETKPRLVVIALLIATFLTAIEGTIVSTAMPKIVGDLGGSTLYTWVISIYLLAMVISTPVFGKLADLYGRKLMFTIGTIIFLVGSGLSGLSQTMEQLVLFRGIQGIGAGALTPILFTIIGDVFEFKMRAKMQGWLSSVWGVAGIIGPLTGGFIVDTISWHWIFFINIPFGIVSLLILWISFHEHIEKKKHVIDYAGILTFAICMSSFLYALTLLREYKHMTESIVSLFIVALIGLLLFIWLQLKGKEPMLPLSLFKNRFITIANVAGFLLGFILVTITFYIPLWVQGVMNLNATFSGIAMIPMSLTWPLAAILSGRWLSSKSIAQITLTGISSIIVGCIGLALLQSHTTIIWIMVVTAIIGFGFGLSFTAFTVAVQSAVEWNIRGAAMGSNTLMRNLGQVIGIAVTGLLLSTELGGIVLETSLQAVFSMLVLLAVCAFAVTGALLTKKGKELAVS; from the coding sequence TTGAAAAAGGAAACAAAACCAAGACTGGTTGTTATTGCTTTGTTAATTGCTACTTTTCTAACTGCGATTGAAGGAACAATTGTAAGTACCGCAATGCCAAAGATTGTAGGAGATTTAGGTGGGAGCACATTATATACTTGGGTTATTTCTATCTACCTTTTAGCTATGGTAATAAGTACACCAGTGTTTGGAAAGTTAGCAGACTTATATGGTAGAAAGTTAATGTTTACAATTGGAACTATTATTTTTTTAGTCGGTTCTGGCTTATCTGGGCTTTCACAAACAATGGAACAACTTGTGCTCTTTCGCGGAATACAAGGAATAGGGGCAGGCGCATTGACACCCATTTTATTTACCATTATTGGTGATGTATTTGAGTTCAAAATGCGTGCAAAGATGCAGGGGTGGTTAAGTAGTGTATGGGGAGTTGCAGGGATTATTGGTCCTCTTACAGGTGGGTTCATTGTAGACACCATCTCTTGGCACTGGATTTTCTTTATAAATATACCTTTTGGAATCGTTTCTTTACTAATCTTGTGGATTTCTTTCCATGAACATATAGAAAAGAAAAAGCATGTCATCGATTATGCTGGTATTCTTACCTTTGCAATATGTATGAGTTCATTTTTGTATGCTTTAACCCTTCTAAGAGAATATAAGCACATGACCGAAAGTATTGTTTCATTGTTTATAGTAGCGTTAATTGGACTTCTATTATTTATTTGGCTACAGTTAAAAGGAAAGGAACCAATGCTTCCACTTTCATTGTTTAAAAATAGATTCATCACTATAGCTAATGTCGCTGGCTTCTTACTAGGGTTTATATTAGTCACGATTACTTTTTACATTCCGTTATGGGTCCAGGGGGTTATGAACCTTAATGCTACTTTCTCTGGAATTGCTATGATCCCCATGTCGCTAACATGGCCTTTAGCAGCCATCTTGTCAGGAAGATGGTTAAGTTCAAAATCAATTGCCCAAATTACCCTTACTGGAATTTCAAGTATTATTGTTGGCTGTATTGGTTTAGCACTACTGCAATCTCATACAACCATAATATGGATCATGGTGGTAACGGCTATTATCGGGTTTGGATTTGGATTATCCTTCACAGCATTTACGGTTGCTGTCCAATCAGCAGTTGAATGGAATATTCGTGGAGCAGCAATGGGTTCTAATACTTTAATGAGAAATCTAGGACAAGTCATAGGAATTGCAGTAACAGGCCTGCTACTAAGTACTGAACTTGGTGGAATTGTTCTCGAAACCAGTCTTCAAGCTGTATTCTCTATGTTGGTATTACTAGCCGTTTGTGCATTTGCTGTGACAGGAGCGTTACTTACGAAAAAAGGGAAGGAACTTGCGGTAAGCTGA